Within the Streptomyces sp. R41 genome, the region CCCTCGCCCGCGCCGTACGCGAAACCGCCTGAACACCCGAGCCACGAGAGAGAGGCATCGCACCACCGTGATAGTCCGTTCGTTCAAGGACATCGAAGGCACCGACCGGCACGTCAGGTCGGCCTCGGGCACCTGGGAGAGCAAGCGCATCGTCCTCGCCAAGGAGAAGGTCGGCTTCTCCGTGCACGAGACGATCCTGTACGCGGGTACGGAGACGTCGATGTGGTACGCGAACCACATCGAGGCCGTCGTGTGCGTCGAGGGCGAGGCCGAGCTCACCGACGACGAGACCGGGCGGAAGTACACGATCACGCCCGGAACCATGTACCTCCTCGACGGCCACGAGCGGCACACGATGCGGATCAAGGAGGACTTCCGCTGCATCTGCGTCTTCAATCCGCCCGTCACCGGACGGGAGGACCACGACGAGAACGGCGTCTACCCGCTGCTCACCGAACCCGAGGAGGTCTGAGGCCCCATGACCACCATCACCGACCTCTACCCCAGTCGCGGCGCCACCGAGGTGTCCGTGCCCCGCCAGGACCCGGTCGTGTGGAGCGCGCCGGGCGAGCCGGGACCGATCGCGGTGTCCGAGCTCCAGGCATACGAGCGTGACGGCTTCCTCCCCGTCGAGGAGCTCATCACCGAGAACGAAGTCGCCGTGTACCGCCAGGAGTTGGAGCGGCTCGTCACCGATCCCGCGATCCGCGCCGACGAGCGGTCCATCGTCGAGCCGACGTCGCGGGAGATCCGGTCCGTCTTCGAGGTGCACCGGATCAGCGAGGTCTTCGCCCGTCTCGTCCGTGACGAGCGCGTGGTCGGGCGGGCCCGGCAGATCCTCGGCTCGGACGTGTACGTCCACCAGTCGCGGATCAACGTCAAGCCGGGGTTCGGGGCCAGCGGCTTCTACTGGCACTCGGACTTCGAGACCTGGCACGCCGAGGACGGTCTGCCGAACATGCGGACCGTGTCCGTCTCGATCGCGCTGACCGAGAACTACGACACCAACGGCGGCCTCATGATCATGCCCGGGTCGCACAAGACGTTCCTCGGGTGTGCGGGGGCCACACCGCAGGACAACTACAAGAAGTCGCTGCAGATGCAGGACGCGGGCACGCCCTCCGACGAGGCGCTCACCCGCTTCGCCACCCGGCACGGCATCAAGCTCTTCACGGGCAGGGCCGGTTCGGCGACCTGGTTCGACTGCAATTGCATGCACGGCTCGGGGGACAACATCACGCCGTTCCCGCGCAGCAATGTCTTCATCGTGTTCAACAGCGTGGAGAACGCGGCCGTGGAGCCGTTCGCGGCGCCGGTGCGCAGGCCCGAGTTCATCGGGGCCAGGGACTTCACGCCGGTGAAGTAGCGGTGACGTAACAGGGCACTCGAAGGGCGGTTGGCCCGGCACTTCCACAAGTGCCGGGCCTACAGCCACGCCAGTGACGCGGCCCTCTCCAGTACGTCCCTGATCGCGGCCTCGTCCCCCGCCGCGCCCCGGGGCACCTCGTCGGGTGCGTACCGCCCGCCCACCAGCAGGCAGAAGTCGACGGGATCCAGGACGAGTTCGGCCTGTACGGGCTCGTCCTCGGAACCGAGCACCCACTGGGCGTCGGGCTCTCCCCCGGTCACCGCGAACAGCACCGGCGGCGCCGTCGGGCCCAGTGCCATGCCGAGGATGCGGACGGCCAGCCGGACGAGTTGCCACAGGTGCGGATCCGGGGGCGGGGGCACGGTGAGCCCGAGGGCCCGCCCGATGTCGTCGGTGTGGATCCACGCCTCGAAGGCCCGCACGACGAAGTGGTCCGCGACGGGCAGCCGTACGCCCATCAACGTGGTGGCGTGCGCGGCCCGCTCGGGATCCCTCGCCTCGGGCGTGGCCAGCAGCGCACCGGCCTGCGCGGTCCACGCGGCAACCGTCTCCTCGGGCGTACGCCCCTGCTCGTACGCGATCACGTCGGCGGTCCGCGCGGCCCAGGCGTCGGCCCATCCCGCCCCCTCCGCGATCCGGGACTCGGGCACCCGCGCCGCAAGGCCCAGTCGTCGCGCCAGCGGCTCGTCCGCCGCGATCAGATGAGCGACGACGGCATGCACGTCCCAGTCGTGCACGACCGGCGTACCCCAGGGGCCCTGAGAGTCCAACTCCCGCAGCAGCGCACGGAGTCCGGCGACGGCGGCGGCGTACGGGGCGGCGTGCGAGGCCACGCGGGGCGCCGCGGGACGGGCGCGCAGGGCGACGGTGAGGACGCCGTCGATGCCGGCCGGGGCGC harbors:
- a CDS encoding ectoine synthase, with protein sequence MIVRSFKDIEGTDRHVRSASGTWESKRIVLAKEKVGFSVHETILYAGTETSMWYANHIEAVVCVEGEAELTDDETGRKYTITPGTMYLLDGHERHTMRIKEDFRCICVFNPPVTGREDHDENGVYPLLTEPEEV
- the thpD gene encoding ectoine hydroxylase — its product is MTTITDLYPSRGATEVSVPRQDPVVWSAPGEPGPIAVSELQAYERDGFLPVEELITENEVAVYRQELERLVTDPAIRADERSIVEPTSREIRSVFEVHRISEVFARLVRDERVVGRARQILGSDVYVHQSRINVKPGFGASGFYWHSDFETWHAEDGLPNMRTVSVSIALTENYDTNGGLMIMPGSHKTFLGCAGATPQDNYKKSLQMQDAGTPSDEALTRFATRHGIKLFTGRAGSATWFDCNCMHGSGDNITPFPRSNVFIVFNSVENAAVEPFAAPVRRPEFIGARDFTPVK
- a CDS encoding maleylpyruvate isomerase family mycothiol-dependent enzyme; protein product: MSTDHEGVRDLLAAWAVGALTPADEKTVPLHLAECESCAAEAERLRETVRLLDGAPRPPLANGAPAGIDGVLTVALRARPAAPRVASHAAPYAAAVAGLRALLRELDSQGPWGTPVVHDWDVHAVVAHLIAADEPLARRLGLAARVPESRIAEGAGWADAWAARTADVIAYEQGRTPEETVAAWTAQAGALLATPEARDPERAAHATTLMGVRLPVADHFVVRAFEAWIHTDDIGRALGLTVPPPPDPHLWQLVRLAVRILGMALGPTAPPVLFAVTGGEPDAQWVLGSEDEPVQAELVLDPVDFCLLVGGRYAPDEVPRGAAGDEAAIRDVLERAASLAWL